The proteins below are encoded in one region of Amycolatopsis magusensis:
- a CDS encoding S1 family peptidase translates to MRLRRRLLAIGVTAASAATAITALLTSHHDPQGRVDGPVASAPPGVAAILADAPEFGIRNQFICTGTLVSPQRVITAAHCIDDKPPSAAGDSHLQGNPPISAMTFKVRVGSVDRTAGGELVTVKSHSRHHGWDWGREGGAMDDIARLELQRPTWTEPAEVAREVATPGQRVELYGWGPARDPAGEPPAILHRTEMLVLDTTACAGAEFRPSWAITENESCTGHPDGAGPCAGDSGGTLFTQAGQAVSSTSRSHGMCRKTVSANTSLPQYRPFIVEPVARRSRLAVLLRRRPRAARAPAGCHRPGTR, encoded by the coding sequence GTGCGACTGAGACGACGACTACTGGCAATCGGCGTCACCGCGGCCTCCGCGGCAACGGCCATCACCGCCCTACTGACGTCCCACCACGACCCGCAAGGCCGTGTCGACGGACCGGTCGCATCAGCGCCGCCGGGCGTCGCGGCAATTCTGGCTGACGCGCCAGAATTCGGGATCCGCAACCAGTTCATATGTACGGGCACACTGGTATCCCCGCAGCGAGTGATCACGGCGGCGCACTGTATCGACGATAAGCCGCCGTCAGCCGCCGGCGATTCCCATCTTCAGGGAAACCCGCCGATCTCGGCGATGACGTTCAAGGTGCGTGTGGGCTCGGTCGACCGCACTGCCGGTGGCGAGCTGGTGACCGTCAAGTCCCACAGCAGGCACCATGGATGGGACTGGGGCAGGGAAGGGGGCGCCATGGACGACATCGCGCGCCTGGAGCTACAGCGGCCCACGTGGACAGAGCCCGCTGAAGTCGCCCGCGAGGTAGCCACACCCGGGCAGCGCGTCGAGTTGTACGGCTGGGGCCCCGCCAGGGATCCAGCAGGTGAGCCACCAGCAATACTGCACAGAACCGAGATGTTGGTGCTGGACACGACGGCGTGTGCGGGCGCCGAGTTCCGGCCATCATGGGCGATCACCGAAAACGAGAGCTGCACCGGCCATCCCGACGGCGCGGGACCGTGCGCTGGCGACTCCGGCGGCACCCTGTTCACCCAAGCTGGCCAGGCCGTGTCCAGTACAAGCAGGAGCCATGGCATGTGCAGGAAGACCGTGTCAGCGAACACCTCGCTTCCGCAGTACCGCCCGTTCATCGTCGAACCGGTGGCACGGCGATCGAGGCTTGCGGTGCTCCTTCGCCGCCGCCCTCGGGCAGCCCGCGCACCGGCCGGGTGTCACCGACCCGGAACACGGTGA
- a CDS encoding TetR/AcrR family transcriptional regulator — MTARNSRARSAAETRERFLQAGIQMLAGQGVAGLTVRTIAATADSSTIAVYSRFGGRAGMLQALYHRAFEQLGAVFAALPPCTDDRERDALDLAVAYRRFALENPPRYAFMFERPLADFDPDPELRHHVLQFTLTTILGRATPPGASDEDGFTCSYLLWTTMHGLISAELMGPQRNPLPSKGPVPDEQARDELYRAGVRAITHGLAEKYPAGDHAEL, encoded by the coding sequence ATGACGGCACGGAACAGCAGGGCCCGATCGGCCGCCGAAACCAGGGAGCGCTTCCTCCAGGCTGGCATCCAGATGCTGGCCGGCCAAGGCGTGGCCGGGTTGACCGTGCGCACTATCGCCGCGACCGCCGACTCCTCCACCATCGCGGTCTACAGTCGCTTCGGCGGACGGGCCGGGATGCTTCAGGCCTTATACCACCGTGCTTTCGAACAACTCGGGGCGGTGTTCGCCGCGCTGCCGCCCTGCACCGATGATCGCGAGCGGGACGCCCTCGATCTCGCGGTGGCCTACCGCCGGTTCGCCCTGGAGAACCCGCCGCGGTATGCGTTCATGTTCGAGCGCCCGCTCGCCGATTTCGATCCGGACCCGGAGTTGCGGCACCACGTGCTGCAGTTCACTCTCACCACGATCCTCGGGCGCGCGACACCGCCCGGTGCGTCCGATGAGGACGGATTCACCTGCTCCTATCTACTGTGGACCACCATGCACGGGCTGATCAGCGCGGAGCTGATGGGCCCCCAGCGCAATCCCCTGCCGAGCAAGGGCCCCGTGCCGGACGAGCAGGCGCGGGACGAGCTCTACCGAGCCGGGGTGCGCGCGATCACCCATGGCTTGGCCGAAAAATACCCGGCAGGTGACCATGCCGAGCTGTAG